The proteins below are encoded in one region of Microbispora sp. NBC_01189:
- a CDS encoding DUF1707 domain-containing protein yields the protein MGFPTSPGFFPGDTGGTGGTGGTGGRRGGAGRPPAGGALRIGDRERDEVMRILHDAFAQGRITREELDERLDTTLAARTEEDLRRVTADLLPGFRAAAPPPEPPYPWHHRHGHPAARGPYGAARGPYPGAWGPHATAWGAPHAAYRAGARHPRVGPPVLPIVAAVVLVVAFVTGLAWPLFLVAKLLFLAWLVTTVLRLARHRHRPHRSRIGP from the coding sequence ATGGGCTTTCCCACCTCACCCGGCTTCTTCCCCGGCGACACCGGCGGCACCGGCGGCACCGGCGGCACCGGCGGCAGGCGCGGCGGGGCCGGCCGGCCTCCCGCCGGCGGCGCCCTGCGCATCGGCGACAGGGAGCGCGACGAGGTGATGCGGATCCTGCACGACGCGTTCGCGCAGGGCCGCATCACCCGGGAGGAACTCGACGAGCGCCTCGACACCACCCTCGCCGCCCGTACGGAGGAGGACCTGCGGCGGGTGACCGCCGACCTCCTCCCCGGCTTCCGGGCGGCGGCTCCCCCGCCGGAACCGCCGTACCCCTGGCATCACCGTCACGGTCACCCGGCGGCCCGGGGACCGTACGGCGCGGCCCGTGGGCCGTACCCGGGGGCCTGGGGACCGCACGCGACGGCCTGGGGGGCGCCCCACGCGGCGTACCGGGCGGGCGCGAGGCATCCGAGGGTCGGCCCGCCGGTCCTGCCGATCGTGGCCGCGGTGGTCCTCGTGGTCGCGTTCGTCACCGGGCTCGCCTGGCCGCTGTTCCTGGTCGCCAAGCTGCTGTTCCTGGCCTGGCTGGTGACGACGGTTCTCCGCCTCGCGCGGCACCGGCACCGGCCGCACCGATCGCGAATTGGGCCTTGA
- a CDS encoding DUF6879 family protein: MPGEAFEHVRKVAGEVLHAAEYRTEVYEHLREVEGVVWKLERAQHFHEPDTPSWVAMVSGDWDRALALMGEMRFAADLPPRAELRRLRIVETPPTPYLHWEIVLLAARTRAGERARALHARSVRHLEESAPLPELLILGSGLMYEVLYDDMGAHLGGRRITDADVIGECARIIAELYAEAEDMVAFHDREVAPLPPPSPWRILSHPGHP, encoded by the coding sequence ATGCCCGGAGAAGCGTTCGAGCACGTCAGAAAGGTCGCGGGAGAAGTCCTCCACGCGGCGGAGTACCGGACCGAGGTCTACGAACACCTGCGCGAGGTGGAGGGCGTGGTGTGGAAACTGGAACGCGCCCAGCACTTCCATGAGCCCGACACGCCGAGCTGGGTCGCGATGGTGAGCGGAGACTGGGACCGGGCACTCGCGCTGATGGGCGAGATGCGCTTCGCCGCCGACCTCCCGCCCCGGGCGGAGCTACGCCGCCTGCGGATCGTGGAGACGCCGCCGACGCCGTACCTGCACTGGGAGATCGTCCTGCTCGCGGCCCGCACCCGGGCGGGCGAACGGGCGCGGGCGCTGCACGCCCGGTCGGTGCGGCACCTGGAGGAGAGCGCGCCGCTGCCCGAGCTGCTCATCCTGGGCTCCGGCCTGATGTACGAGGTCCTCTACGACGACATGGGGGCGCACCTGGGCGGCCGGCGGATCACGGACGCCGACGTGATCGGCGAGTGCGCCCGCATCATCGCCGAGCTGTACGCGGAGGCGGAGGACATGGTGGCCTTCCACGACCGTGAAGTGGCGCCCCTGCCGCCTCCCTCGCCGTGGCGCATCCTCTCCCACCCCGGCCACCCGTAA
- a CDS encoding LLM class F420-dependent oxidoreductase has translation MKLRIFTEPQQGATYDDLLRVAQTAERLGFDAFFRSDHYLRMGDGDPGPGPTDAWITLAGLARETSRIRLGTLVTAGTFRLPGPLAISVAQVDQMSGGRVELGLGTGWFEEEHTAYGIPFPSLGERFERFEEQLEIVTGLWAAAKPFSFEGAHYRLVDSPGLPKPAQRPRPPLIVGGGGAKRTPRLVARFADEYNVPFLLPEDTAAAFDRVRAACEAAGRETVLLSAAQIACVGRDEAEIARRAAAIGREVGELRVNGLAGTPQEVVEKIGRFAEMGAERLYLQILDLDDLEHLELIAAEVLPHV, from the coding sequence ATGAAATTGAGGATCTTCACAGAGCCGCAGCAGGGCGCGACCTACGACGACCTGCTCCGGGTGGCGCAGACGGCCGAACGCCTCGGCTTCGACGCCTTCTTCCGGTCCGACCACTATCTGCGGATGGGGGACGGCGACCCGGGGCCGGGTCCCACCGACGCCTGGATCACCCTGGCCGGGCTCGCCAGGGAGACCTCGCGCATCCGGCTGGGCACGCTGGTGACCGCCGGGACGTTCCGGCTGCCCGGCCCGCTGGCGATCAGCGTCGCCCAGGTGGACCAGATGAGCGGCGGGCGCGTCGAGCTGGGCCTCGGCACCGGCTGGTTCGAGGAGGAGCACACGGCGTACGGCATCCCGTTCCCCTCGCTGGGTGAGCGGTTCGAACGCTTCGAGGAGCAACTGGAGATCGTCACCGGGCTGTGGGCGGCGGCCAAGCCGTTCTCCTTCGAGGGCGCGCACTATCGGCTGGTGGACTCGCCCGGCCTGCCGAAGCCGGCGCAGCGGCCGCGGCCGCCCCTGATCGTCGGCGGCGGGGGCGCCAAGCGGACCCCGCGGCTGGTCGCGCGGTTCGCCGACGAGTACAACGTGCCGTTCCTCCTGCCCGAGGACACCGCCGCCGCCTTCGACCGGGTCAGGGCGGCGTGCGAGGCGGCGGGGCGGGAGACCGTCCTGCTGTCGGCGGCGCAGATCGCCTGCGTCGGCCGGGACGAGGCGGAGATCGCCCGGCGGGCCGCCGCCATCGGCCGGGAGGTCGGCGAACTCCGCGTCAACGGCCTGGCCGGCACCCCGCAGGAGGTCGTCGAGAAGATCGGCCGGTTCGCCGAGATGGGCGCGGAGCGGCTCTACCTCCAGATCCTCGACCTGGACGACCTGGAGCACCTGGAACTGATCGCCGCCGAGGTGCTGCCGCACGTGTGA
- a CDS encoding class I SAM-dependent RNA methyltransferase: MNGNGSTAAQESEGTLPARLEVTVGAVAHGGWCVARHEGRVVFVRHALPGERVVAEVTEETTRFLRADAVEILEASPDRVTPPCPFAGPGRCGGCDWQHASLEAQRRLKADVVAEQLRRLAGLDHKVVVEEVPGAPDGLGWRTRVQFAVDRDGSAGLRRHRSHEIEHITGCLIAHPAVEEAGAERLAWPGASSVEVVAASGGDRAVIVEPLPHRRATIPDVDAAVLLDEGRRGTRALRGRASLTERVGERDFRVTASGFWQIHPGAAATLLGAVLDLGRPEPGEWALDLYCGAGLFAAGLAEGVGPEGAVLGVEADPQAVQDARINLRDLPQAQVERGKVEEALDRLRIERADLVVADPPRAGLGRPVVERVARLDAPRIVYVSCDPATLARDIAWFAPYGYRLEDLRAFDQYPMTHHVECVALLVKE; encoded by the coding sequence ATGAACGGGAACGGCAGTACGGCAGCGCAGGAGTCCGAAGGGACGCTCCCCGCGCGGCTCGAAGTGACCGTGGGCGCGGTCGCCCACGGCGGCTGGTGCGTGGCCAGGCACGAGGGCCGGGTCGTGTTCGTCCGGCACGCGCTGCCGGGCGAGCGGGTCGTGGCCGAGGTCACCGAGGAGACCACGCGGTTCCTGCGGGCCGACGCGGTCGAGATCCTGGAGGCCTCACCCGACCGGGTCACCCCGCCCTGCCCGTTCGCCGGCCCCGGCCGGTGCGGCGGGTGCGACTGGCAGCACGCGTCGCTGGAGGCGCAGCGCCGGCTCAAGGCCGACGTCGTCGCCGAGCAGTTGCGGCGCCTGGCCGGGCTGGACCACAAGGTCGTGGTCGAGGAGGTGCCGGGGGCGCCGGACGGCCTCGGCTGGCGCACCCGCGTGCAGTTCGCCGTCGACCGGGACGGCTCGGCCGGGCTGCGCAGGCACCGGTCGCACGAGATCGAGCACATCACCGGCTGCCTCATCGCCCATCCCGCCGTCGAGGAGGCCGGGGCCGAACGGCTCGCCTGGCCCGGAGCCTCCTCGGTGGAGGTGGTGGCGGCCTCCGGCGGGGACCGGGCCGTGATCGTCGAGCCACTGCCGCACCGCCGGGCGACGATCCCGGACGTGGACGCCGCGGTCCTGCTCGACGAGGGCAGGCGGGGGACCCGCGCGCTGCGCGGCCGGGCCTCGCTGACCGAGCGGGTGGGGGAGCGGGACTTCCGGGTCACCGCGAGCGGGTTCTGGCAGATCCACCCCGGCGCGGCCGCCACGCTGCTCGGCGCGGTGCTCGACCTCGGCCGCCCCGAGCCGGGGGAGTGGGCCCTCGACCTCTACTGCGGCGCCGGCCTGTTCGCCGCCGGCCTCGCCGAGGGGGTCGGCCCGGAGGGCGCGGTGCTCGGCGTCGAGGCGGACCCGCAGGCCGTCCAGGACGCCCGGATCAACCTCCGCGACCTGCCGCAGGCGCAGGTCGAGCGGGGGAAGGTCGAGGAGGCCCTCGACCGGCTCCGGATCGAGCGGGCCGACCTGGTGGTCGCCGACCCGCCCCGCGCCGGCCTCGGCCGCCCGGTCGTCGAGCGCGTCGCGCGCCTGGATGCCCCGCGCATCGTCTACGTCTCGTGCGACCCCGCCACCCTGGCGCGGGACATCGCCTGGTTCGCCCCGTACGGCTATCGCCTGGAGGACCTGCGGGCCTTCGACCAGTACCCGATGACCCACCACGTCGAGTGTGTGGCGCTGCTCGTGAAGGAGTGA
- a CDS encoding APC family permease, giving the protein MSKVPDLVKRLLVGRALRSTALHHQLLPKRVALPVFASDALSSVAYAPQEILVILSLAGVGLYAISPWVAAAVVLVMLVVVASYRQNVHAYPSGGGDYEVATTNLGPTAGLTVASALLVDYVLTVAVSVANGADYVGATIPFVAEHRPLVAIAIVTLLAIMNLRGIRESGVAFAVPTYAFMAAVIGMILWGLFRLVVLGQELRAPTAGYRLLAEQTNLAGFALAFLVLRAFSSGCAALTGVEAISNGVPAFRKPKSRNAATTLLMMGLIAVTMFAGIIFLGLESGVKVTDPATVARDLIIDGHPAGPGYYQQPIIAQVASAVFGDGSALFVVIAAVTALILFLAANTAFNGFPVLGSILAQDRYLPRQLHTRGDRLAFSNGIVILAAGACLLIWAFDADVSKLLNLYILGVFVSFTLSQIGMVRHWTRHLRTESDARVRFRMMRARVINGFGAVMTGLVLVVVLATKFTHGAWIVCLAMPLLFLMMKGIRRHYDRVAAELAAPEETEVDESMLPARNHAVVLVSKIHKPTLRALAYARATRPSSIEAVSVSVDAGEASKLKDEWDRRGIGVPLKILDSPYREITGPVLEYVKSLRRRSPRDVVTVYIPEYVVGRWWEHLLHNQSALRLKGRLLFKPGVMVTSVPWQLASSDRLRRRREPSAPGASRRSYQQPSKDAQVGA; this is encoded by the coding sequence GTGTCCAAGGTGCCAGATCTTGTCAAGCGGCTCCTCGTGGGGCGTGCTCTGCGCAGCACCGCGCTCCACCACCAGCTGCTGCCCAAGCGTGTGGCGCTGCCGGTCTTCGCGAGCGACGCGCTGTCCTCGGTCGCGTACGCGCCGCAGGAGATCCTGGTCATCCTGTCGCTCGCCGGGGTCGGTCTCTACGCCATCAGCCCGTGGGTCGCGGCGGCGGTCGTCCTCGTCATGCTCGTCGTGGTCGCGTCCTACCGGCAGAACGTGCACGCCTACCCCAGCGGCGGCGGCGACTACGAGGTGGCCACGACGAACCTCGGCCCCACCGCCGGGCTGACCGTCGCGAGCGCCCTGCTCGTCGACTACGTGCTGACCGTGGCGGTGTCGGTCGCCAACGGCGCCGACTACGTGGGCGCGACGATCCCGTTCGTCGCCGAGCACCGCCCACTGGTGGCGATAGCCATCGTGACCCTCCTGGCGATCATGAACCTGCGCGGCATCCGGGAGTCGGGCGTCGCGTTCGCCGTCCCCACCTACGCCTTCATGGCCGCGGTCATCGGCATGATCCTCTGGGGCCTGTTCCGTCTCGTCGTGCTGGGACAGGAACTGCGCGCCCCGACGGCGGGCTACCGGCTCCTCGCCGAGCAGACGAACCTCGCCGGGTTCGCGCTGGCGTTCCTGGTGCTGCGCGCCTTCTCCTCCGGCTGCGCCGCGCTGACCGGCGTCGAGGCGATCAGCAACGGCGTCCCGGCCTTCCGCAAGCCCAAGAGCAGGAACGCCGCGACGACGCTGCTCATGATGGGGCTCATCGCGGTCACGATGTTCGCCGGGATCATCTTCCTCGGCCTGGAGTCCGGGGTGAAGGTGACCGACCCGGCCACCGTGGCCAGGGACCTCATCATCGACGGCCACCCGGCCGGGCCCGGCTACTACCAGCAGCCGATCATCGCGCAGGTCGCCTCCGCCGTCTTCGGCGACGGCTCGGCCCTGTTCGTCGTCATCGCCGCGGTGACCGCGCTGATCCTCTTCCTGGCGGCCAACACCGCGTTCAACGGCTTCCCCGTGCTGGGGTCGATCCTCGCCCAGGACCGCTACCTGCCGCGGCAGCTCCACACCCGCGGCGACCGCCTCGCCTTCAGCAACGGCATCGTCATCCTCGCGGCCGGGGCCTGCCTGCTCATCTGGGCGTTCGACGCCGACGTCAGCAAGCTGCTCAACCTCTACATCCTCGGCGTGTTCGTCTCGTTCACCCTCAGCCAGATCGGGATGGTCCGGCACTGGACCCGGCACCTGAGAACCGAGAGCGACGCGAGGGTCCGCTTCCGCATGATGCGCGCACGGGTCATCAACGGCTTCGGCGCGGTCATGACCGGGCTGGTGCTCGTCGTCGTGCTGGCGACCAAGTTCACCCACGGCGCGTGGATCGTCTGCCTCGCGATGCCGCTGCTCTTCCTGATGATGAAGGGAATCAGGCGGCACTACGACCGGGTCGCCGCAGAGCTCGCCGCGCCGGAGGAGACCGAGGTCGACGAGTCGATGCTGCCCGCCCGCAACCACGCGGTCGTCCTCGTCTCCAAGATCCACAAGCCCACGCTCCGGGCCCTCGCGTACGCCAGGGCGACCCGGCCGTCGAGCATCGAGGCCGTGTCCGTCAGCGTGGACGCCGGCGAGGCGAGCAAGCTCAAGGACGAGTGGGACCGGCGTGGCATCGGGGTGCCGCTGAAGATCCTCGACTCGCCGTACCGCGAGATCACCGGCCCGGTGCTGGAGTACGTCAAGTCGCTGCGCCGCAGGTCGCCGCGCGACGTCGTGACCGTCTACATCCCGGAGTACGTGGTCGGCCGCTGGTGGGAGCATCTGCTGCACAACCAGAGCGCGCTGCGGCTCAAGGGCCGCCTGCTGTTCAAGCCCGGCGTGATGGTCACGAGCGTGCCGTGGCAGCTCGCCTCCTCCGACCGGCTCAGGCGCCGCAGGGAGCCGTCCGCCCCCGGGGCATCCCGCCGCTCCTACCAGCAGCCGTCGAAGGACGCGCAGGTCGGGGCATGA
- a CDS encoding TrkA family potassium uptake protein, with amino-acid sequence MHIVIMGCGRVGSTLAHILEDNGHSVAVIDRDPQAFRRLRAGFRGRRVTGIGFDRDVLEEAGIASAAAFVAVSSGDNSNIISARVAREMFGVDNVVARIYDSRRAEVYQRLGIPTVATVRWTADQILRRVLPEGAEPLWRDPTGTVVLAEVAFHQGWIGTRARVIEDATGARVAFVNRMGEALVPRDATVVQEGDILHLVAAENDMDRVNKVLSAAPSDEEH; translated from the coding sequence ATGCATATCGTGATCATGGGATGCGGGCGGGTCGGCTCGACCCTGGCCCACATCCTGGAGGACAACGGCCATTCGGTCGCGGTCATCGACCGCGACCCGCAGGCCTTCCGGCGGCTGCGGGCCGGGTTCCGGGGCCGCAGGGTCACCGGCATCGGCTTCGATCGCGACGTCCTCGAAGAGGCGGGGATCGCCTCGGCCGCCGCCTTCGTCGCCGTGAGCAGCGGCGACAACTCCAACATCATCTCGGCGCGGGTGGCCCGCGAGATGTTCGGCGTGGACAACGTGGTCGCCCGCATCTACGACTCCCGCAGGGCCGAGGTCTACCAGCGGCTCGGCATCCCCACCGTCGCCACGGTCCGCTGGACCGCCGACCAGATCCTGCGCCGGGTGCTGCCCGAGGGCGCCGAGCCCCTGTGGCGCGACCCGACGGGTACGGTCGTCCTCGCCGAGGTGGCCTTCCACCAGGGCTGGATCGGCACCCGGGCCAGGGTCATCGAGGACGCCACCGGCGCCCGGGTGGCCTTCGTCAACCGGATGGGCGAGGCGCTCGTGCCCAGGGACGCGACCGTCGTCCAGGAGGGGGACATCCTCCACCTGGTCGCCGCCGAGAACGACATGGACCGGGTCAACAAGGTGCTGTCCGCCGCGCCGTCCGACGAGGAGCACTGA
- a CDS encoding potassium channel family protein: MRVTIAGAGAVGRSIAVELLENGHEVLLIDIDPRAIKIDSVPRAEWLLADACEISSLDEAGLNSCQVVIAASGDDKVNLVVSLLAKTEYGVPRVVARVNHPKNEWLFNESWGVDVAVSTPRLLSALVEEAVSVGDLVRLMTFRQGQANLVELTLADDAPVVGQRTGSVPWPVDSALVAILREGRVLVPSADDPLEAGDELLFVASQEVEEELTELLSAHERS, translated from the coding sequence ATGCGCGTCACCATCGCCGGCGCCGGAGCGGTCGGCCGCTCCATCGCGGTGGAGCTTCTGGAGAACGGCCACGAGGTCCTGCTCATCGACATCGACCCCCGCGCCATCAAGATCGACAGCGTGCCCCGGGCCGAGTGGCTGCTGGCCGACGCCTGCGAGATCTCCTCGCTGGACGAGGCCGGGCTGAACAGCTGCCAGGTGGTCATCGCCGCCTCCGGCGACGACAAGGTCAACCTCGTGGTCTCGCTGCTCGCCAAGACCGAGTACGGCGTGCCCCGGGTGGTGGCCCGCGTCAACCACCCGAAGAACGAGTGGCTGTTCAACGAGTCATGGGGCGTGGATGTCGCCGTCTCCACCCCGCGCCTGCTGTCGGCCCTGGTCGAGGAGGCGGTCAGCGTCGGCGACCTGGTGCGCCTGATGACCTTCCGGCAGGGGCAGGCCAACCTGGTGGAGCTCACCCTCGCCGACGACGCGCCGGTGGTGGGCCAGCGGACCGGCTCGGTCCCCTGGCCGGTGGACTCCGCCCTGGTCGCGATCCTGCGGGAGGGCCGGGTGCTGGTCCCCTCGGCCGACGACCCGCTGGAGGCCGGAGACGAGCTGCTGTTCGTCGCCAGCCAGGAGGTCGAGGAGGAGCTCACCGAACTGCTGTCGGCCCACGAGCGCTCCTGA
- a CDS encoding DUF3159 domain-containing protein, translated as MSTADMTAPAAHATVEAAVRAQMSKALGGKRGIVEAAVPTIAFTGTWMATDDLKTSLIVGIGSAVALLLVRIAQRTTPQFVLNSLVGIGIGAFFAARTGDAKDVFLPGILYNGAYAAGMLLSIVVRWPLVGFLIGSVTGDPTAWHNEPALVRLCARLTWLLMLPCLLRVLVQLPLYLADHVTALGISKIALGWPLQVAGLAAMVWVLARGRTPIEPPAQPSV; from the coding sequence ATGAGCACAGCGGACATGACGGCCCCTGCGGCGCACGCCACCGTTGAGGCGGCCGTTCGTGCCCAGATGAGCAAGGCGCTGGGCGGCAAGCGGGGGATCGTCGAGGCGGCGGTGCCCACGATCGCCTTCACCGGCACGTGGATGGCCACGGACGACCTGAAGACCTCGCTGATCGTCGGCATCGGCTCGGCGGTGGCGCTCCTGCTGGTGCGGATCGCGCAGCGGACCACGCCGCAGTTCGTGCTCAACAGCCTGGTGGGCATCGGGATCGGCGCGTTCTTCGCCGCGCGCACCGGCGACGCCAAGGACGTCTTCCTGCCCGGGATCCTCTACAACGGCGCCTACGCGGCCGGCATGCTGCTGTCGATCGTGGTCCGCTGGCCGCTCGTGGGCTTCCTGATCGGTTCGGTGACCGGCGACCCGACGGCCTGGCACAACGAGCCCGCCCTGGTGCGGCTGTGCGCGCGGCTGACATGGCTGCTCATGCTGCCCTGCCTGCTGCGCGTTCTGGTGCAGCTGCCGCTCTACCTGGCCGACCACGTGACCGCGCTCGGCATCAGCAAGATCGCTCTGGGCTGGCCGCTCCAGGTGGCCGGGCTGGCGGCGATGGTGTGGGTGCTCGCCCGGGGCCGCACGCCGATCGAGCCGCCCGCCCAGCCGTCCGTCTGA
- a CDS encoding OB-fold nucleic acid binding domain-containing protein, whose amino-acid sequence MDTPEPARRGGLRGLLRRLTTSQAELEAAELREDLEQEGATPIARCGERQRSCVAGTLRTVTLRPRGGAPALEAELYDGSDVIDLVWLGRRRIAGIEPGRVVRAEGLISVQDGRKVMFNPRYELRPAGGP is encoded by the coding sequence ATGGACACGCCGGAGCCTGCCAGACGGGGCGGACTGCGGGGTCTCCTGCGGCGGCTGACCACCAGCCAGGCCGAGCTGGAGGCCGCCGAGCTCCGGGAGGACCTGGAGCAGGAGGGGGCCACGCCCATCGCCCGGTGCGGTGAGCGCCAGCGTTCCTGCGTGGCGGGCACGCTGCGCACCGTCACCCTCCGCCCGCGCGGCGGCGCGCCCGCCCTGGAGGCGGAGCTGTACGACGGGTCGGACGTGATCGACCTCGTCTGGCTCGGCCGCCGCAGGATCGCCGGGATCGAGCCCGGCCGGGTGGTGCGGGCCGAAGGGCTGATCAGCGTCCAGGACGGGCGTAAGGTCATGTTCAACCCCCGCTACGAGCTGCGCCCGGCTGGTGGCCCTTGA